A region from the Solibacillus sp. FSL H8-0523 genome encodes:
- a CDS encoding glycerophosphodiester phosphodiesterase translates to MKTLAHRGLSASYPENTLIAFQQAAKLDCWGVEFDVHLTKDNQLVVIHDESINRTSNGKGFVKDMTLEELRTFDYGSWFSPEFAGQQIPTLAEVLEIFKNTHHQINIEIKSDVFEYPGIEMLVANQIEAFQLKDRVIVSSFNHETIMRFQQMMPSVDCALLFASLIINLEDYVRQFNCNAIHIPYYYGMRSIIQRVIKQGMTVRAYTVNDEKITQQMQQLGVDAVFSDKGIL, encoded by the coding sequence ATGAAAACTCTTGCTCACCGTGGACTAAGTGCCAGTTATCCTGAAAACACATTGATTGCCTTTCAACAAGCAGCCAAGCTCGATTGTTGGGGTGTGGAATTTGATGTCCATTTAACGAAGGATAACCAGTTAGTTGTTATTCATGATGAATCGATTAACCGCACGTCAAATGGCAAAGGTTTTGTGAAGGATATGACACTTGAGGAGCTGCGCACTTTTGACTATGGTTCATGGTTTTCACCCGAATTCGCGGGGCAACAAATCCCGACGCTTGCAGAAGTCCTTGAAATTTTTAAAAACACCCATCATCAAATCAATATCGAAATCAAATCCGATGTCTTTGAATACCCGGGCATTGAAATGCTCGTTGCCAATCAAATCGAGGCCTTTCAACTAAAAGACCGTGTTATTGTTTCATCGTTTAACCATGAAACAATCATGCGTTTCCAGCAAATGATGCCAAGCGTCGACTGTGCTCTATTATTTGCTTCACTCATTATTAATCTTGAAGATTATGTGCGCCAATTTAATTGTAACGCCATTCATATTCCGTATTATTACGGCATGCGCTCGATTATCCAGCGTGTGATTAAACAAGGTATGACGGTTCGTGCTTATACGGTCAATGACGAGAAGATCACGCAGCAAATGCAGCAGCTCGGTGTTGATGCTGTTTTTTCAGATAAAGGGATTCTTTAA
- a CDS encoding excalibur calcium-binding domain-containing protein translates to MKKYISPILLSVALIGGLSIPTIEAEANTKVKAIAYKNCTALNAVYKGGVAKDAKVKNVGGKTNHAPFVSAEVYKLNKKSDRDNDGIACER, encoded by the coding sequence ATGAAAAAGTATATTTCCCCAATCTTACTCAGTGTTGCGTTAATCGGAGGCTTGTCGATTCCAACAATTGAAGCAGAGGCAAATACAAAAGTGAAGGCTATAGCCTATAAAAACTGTACAGCATTAAATGCTGTTTATAAAGGCGGCGTGGCAAAAGATGCAAAGGTAAAAAATGTTGGCGGCAAAACAAACCATGCTCCATTCGTTTCAGCTGAAGTTTACAAACTAAACAAAAAGAGCGATCGTGACAATGATGGCATCGCTTGCGAACGCTAA
- a CDS encoding DUF2339 domain-containing protein, giving the protein MKEEENLLRRIGALEKEVRNLRSEVQHLKQHVYLEPAVKEEQELPVVTPISPKQEDVRVKVAPVQPVEPKPVQEKRSLEETLTRALPRIFMVILVLGVLWGLKLVSDYGILSDSIKIIAGFALSFGLAACALLMEKKQKSRVVALSLYGGAFIVGILTTAAGAILYDVLGLYAALIIALLYIVYGVWISYVKENEALTVLVVFTSLLLPYLLEYMAFSAVIIGIFVVLLFIVVQIVIVKYKQQNALSIGLVFSLLALIIVSTFHVEQVEFFVFAIVLLYSVFLASFLRISNTKSKWHASLLFSFTIAVLVAINSMLVNQEAMRSVALLLMLGILCFVTNVLWQRKTTMLFDVVATLTVLTLLNLIAQLDLSRDVILLLLVTVAFAGLMLAIKHAITFMKFVYSFVFTMLVLFVLAFCEVSPFMSISHVTNLLVIIMLVLLYRAFLRTKNATINQSKLLVIQQDVWPVLIYVAALIYIWKIDAAYMPNHLMTYLVYAGIAISFVALLLIKRDVVGSLLPLIAATVYAVAALTMLSSVWVDEQAVSIAFMMRLLYIGLAWAIVVDVWKHGAIYKNYAHILEQNTEKLLIASTLISIFALFSLTNFMNFHELINWSTAVILNTVSIFIASCLALFLAAKRSYRDLKLTGIGLLFFGIVKMIFFDLSALDILIRSISFIVIGAIGLVVSNKLLGKGKDTEL; this is encoded by the coding sequence ATGAAAGAAGAAGAGAATCTGTTAAGGCGAATTGGTGCGCTTGAAAAGGAAGTTCGGAATTTACGTAGTGAAGTGCAGCATTTAAAGCAACACGTGTACTTAGAACCTGCTGTCAAAGAAGAACAAGAACTACCAGTAGTGACACCAATTTCGCCAAAACAGGAGGATGTTCGTGTAAAAGTAGCACCTGTGCAGCCGGTTGAACCAAAGCCAGTACAGGAAAAACGTTCACTTGAAGAAACACTGACACGTGCACTCCCTAGAATTTTTATGGTCATTTTAGTACTCGGCGTATTATGGGGCTTAAAACTTGTCAGTGATTATGGCATTTTATCGGATAGTATCAAAATCATTGCTGGATTTGCGTTATCATTCGGTTTAGCTGCTTGTGCATTGCTCATGGAGAAAAAGCAAAAATCGCGGGTTGTCGCCCTTTCGCTTTATGGTGGCGCATTTATCGTCGGGATTTTAACAACTGCTGCCGGTGCCATTTTGTATGATGTGCTCGGTCTTTATGCAGCGCTTATCATTGCGCTACTTTATATCGTGTACGGTGTATGGATCAGCTATGTAAAAGAAAACGAGGCATTAACCGTGCTTGTTGTGTTTACTTCCCTACTGCTACCGTATTTACTGGAATATATGGCATTTAGTGCGGTCATTATTGGCATTTTTGTTGTCTTGCTATTTATTGTCGTGCAAATTGTTATTGTAAAATACAAACAACAGAACGCACTTTCTATTGGTCTGGTGTTTTCGTTGTTAGCACTTATCATTGTTTCCACTTTCCATGTGGAACAGGTAGAATTTTTTGTATTCGCTATTGTGCTTTTATATAGCGTATTTTTAGCAAGCTTCTTGCGCATTTCTAACACCAAAAGTAAATGGCACGCAAGCCTACTTTTTAGCTTTACGATAGCGGTGCTCGTTGCAATCAATAGTATGCTAGTCAATCAAGAAGCGATGCGTTCAGTTGCGCTACTTCTTATGCTTGGTATTTTATGTTTCGTGACGAACGTGCTATGGCAACGAAAAACTACGATGCTATTTGATGTTGTAGCCACATTAACAGTGCTTACTTTGCTCAATTTAATTGCACAGCTCGATTTGTCTCGTGATGTGATTTTATTATTACTTGTCACTGTGGCGTTTGCGGGGTTAATGCTCGCGATAAAGCATGCGATTACTTTTATGAAATTTGTATATAGCTTTGTCTTTACGATGCTTGTACTATTCGTGCTTGCCTTCTGTGAGGTTTCTCCATTTATGTCCATCTCACATGTGACGAATCTTTTGGTTATTATCATGCTAGTGCTGCTGTACCGCGCATTTCTTCGAACGAAAAATGCGACTATTAACCAATCGAAGCTACTGGTGATCCAACAAGATGTTTGGCCCGTACTCATTTATGTGGCAGCACTGATTTATATTTGGAAAATTGATGCAGCGTATATGCCGAATCATTTGATGACGTATTTAGTGTACGCGGGGATTGCGATTTCCTTTGTCGCGCTACTACTTATCAAGCGTGATGTAGTCGGTAGTCTATTGCCACTTATCGCAGCTACGGTTTACGCGGTGGCTGCACTTACAATGTTATCGAGTGTGTGGGTAGACGAACAAGCAGTCAGTATCGCCTTCATGATGCGCCTTCTTTATATCGGTCTCGCTTGGGCTATTGTAGTAGATGTCTGGAAACACGGGGCCATTTATAAAAATTACGCGCACATTTTAGAACAAAATACCGAAAAACTACTGATTGCCAGTACCCTTATTTCAATTTTTGCGCTCTTTAGTTTAACGAACTTTATGAATTTCCATGAGTTAATTAACTGGAGTACCGCTGTTATCTTAAATACCGTTTCCATTTTCATTGCGTCCTGCCTCGCACTGTTTTTAGCGGCCAAACGTAGCTACCGAGACTTAAAGCTTACTGGGATTGGGCTGCTATTTTTCGGCATCGTCAAAATGATTTTCTTTGACTTATCTGCACTCGACATCCTCATTCGCTCAATTTCGTTTATCGTCATTGGTGCAATTGGGCTCGTTGTGTCGAATAAGCTTTTAGGAAAAGGGAAAGATACGGAGTTATAA
- a CDS encoding SDR family oxidoreductase gives MMDLLQLKGKNIVVMGVANERSIAWGIAKRLFDVGANVIFTYRKERSKGKIEKQIANYTEHKTAIVECDVNSDDSIAQAFETIGNEFNVIHGIVHSVAFAHAEDLRNRFVETSREGYAFAQDTSAYSLIAVAKAAKPYMTEGGSIVTMSYLGAERVLDGYNVMGVAKAALEASMRYLAADIGADNIRVNAISAGAIRTLAAKGVPSFNQILHKIEETAPLKRNTNQEEVADMTIVMLSHLSRGVTGETIYIDSGYNIMG, from the coding sequence ATGATGGATTTGTTACAATTAAAGGGAAAAAATATTGTCGTGATGGGAGTTGCCAATGAGCGCAGTATTGCTTGGGGCATTGCAAAGCGACTATTCGATGTAGGTGCAAATGTGATTTTCACCTATCGTAAAGAACGTTCAAAAGGAAAAATCGAAAAACAAATCGCGAATTACACAGAACATAAAACAGCAATCGTTGAATGTGATGTCAATAGTGACGACAGTATCGCACAGGCATTCGAAACAATTGGCAACGAGTTTAACGTCATTCACGGCATCGTGCACTCGGTTGCGTTTGCGCATGCTGAGGATTTACGTAATCGCTTTGTAGAAACATCACGCGAAGGCTATGCGTTTGCGCAAGATACGAGCGCGTATTCATTAATCGCAGTCGCAAAAGCGGCAAAACCTTATATGACGGAAGGTGGCTCAATCGTCACGATGTCTTATTTAGGTGCTGAACGCGTGCTTGATGGCTACAACGTGATGGGTGTCGCAAAAGCAGCATTAGAAGCGTCAATGCGCTATTTAGCAGCAGATATTGGTGCAGATAATATTCGTGTCAATGCGATTTCTGCTGGGGCGATTCGTACATTAGCCGCAAAAGGTGTACCAAGTTTCAACCAAATTTTGCACAAAATCGAGGAAACCGCACCGCTTAAACGCAACACCAATCAAGAGGAAGTGGCCGACATGACGATTGTGATGCTAAGTCACTTATCTCGTGGTGTAACAGGCGAAACGATTTATATCGATAGCGGTTACAATATAATGGGATAA
- a CDS encoding ferredoxin, which yields MPKYTIVDKDTCIACGACGAAAPDIYDYDDEGIAIVILDDNMGTAEVPEDLLEDMQDAVEGCPTDSIKVADESFEGDALKFE from the coding sequence ATGCCAAAATATACAATCGTAGATAAAGATACTTGTATCGCTTGTGGCGCTTGTGGCGCTGCTGCACCTGACATTTATGATTATGATGACGAAGGAATTGCAATCGTTATTTTAGATGATAACATGGGTACTGCTGAAGTTCCAGAGGATCTACTAGAAGACATGCAAGATGCAGTTGAAGGCTGCCCAACAGATTCAATCAAGGTTGCAGACGAGTCATTCGAAGGCGACGCATTAAAATTTGAATAA
- a CDS encoding helix-turn-helix domain-containing protein: MLIQQILLKVLHIFQQERTVSAAFHLLKGKRSGQTIQDVGLYKLYPFFGLLPKLTRQNFEQHIDLLFAKNYIDIDENGYYKMSEQGQALAKQPLDVTFDSWHYRGNEHVFFGRLSLVVQSLSHQINNQQAFIPIERNEQIQHWVRQFLIANHFQHRTLQPLLYDEMSLSLEKLSIEENVKELLMYRLTGYNEPGFTWQQLAFGYQLQEMDVQLMYISGLHAWLIEIEQQKPTYPLLAKMAENIRVEALLTNSALETAQLYKKGRSLEEISHIRRLKMSTIEDHVVEMAMNEPNFSIDDFVPLEAQQQILQAMEDYETKRLKTLKEILPHVSYFQLRITLAKGATTA, translated from the coding sequence TTGCTAATTCAACAAATTCTTTTAAAAGTCTTACATATTTTTCAGCAGGAGCGCACCGTATCTGCAGCCTTTCATCTATTAAAAGGGAAACGCTCTGGTCAAACAATTCAAGATGTGGGGCTTTATAAATTGTACCCGTTTTTTGGTCTTTTACCAAAATTAACACGTCAAAATTTTGAGCAGCACATCGATTTACTGTTTGCAAAAAATTATATTGATATTGATGAAAATGGCTATTACAAGATGAGTGAACAAGGACAAGCGCTCGCCAAACAGCCGCTAGATGTAACCTTTGATAGCTGGCATTATCGGGGCAATGAGCACGTATTTTTCGGACGATTATCACTTGTCGTACAAAGTTTGTCACATCAAATCAATAACCAACAAGCATTTATTCCGATTGAACGTAATGAGCAAATTCAACATTGGGTGCGTCAATTTTTAATCGCCAATCACTTTCAACACCGAACGTTACAGCCGTTATTATATGATGAAATGTCTTTGAGTTTAGAAAAGCTTTCGATAGAGGAAAACGTGAAAGAGCTTTTAATGTACCGTTTAACTGGCTATAACGAGCCCGGCTTTACATGGCAGCAGCTGGCGTTTGGCTATCAGCTGCAGGAAATGGATGTACAGCTCATGTATATTAGTGGCTTACACGCATGGTTAATTGAAATTGAACAACAGAAACCGACCTATCCGCTTCTTGCAAAAATGGCTGAAAACATTCGTGTGGAAGCGTTACTAACCAATTCTGCTCTTGAAACGGCCCAACTGTATAAAAAGGGACGTTCACTTGAAGAAATTAGCCATATCCGTCGTTTAAAAATGAGTACGATTGAAGATCATGTTGTGGAAATGGCCATGAATGAGCCGAACTTTTCCATTGATGATTTCGTCCCACTAGAAGCGCAACAGCAAATTCTACAAGCGATGGAAGACTATGAAACAAAGCGTTTAAAAACATTGAAAGAAATTTTACCGCATGTCAGTTATTTTCAACTGCGTATCACGTTGGCGAAGGGAGCGACAACCGCATGA
- a CDS encoding ATP-dependent DNA helicase RecQ: protein MNVEATLRQQFGYETFRPGQREIIEALVAGQDVVAILPTGMGKSLCYQLPGYIFTKPVLIVSPLLSLMQDQVDQLKQRGEKRVVALNSFLTPDQKRYALHFLHEYRFIFVSPEMLLQPQVKARIEQMELSLIVADEAHCISQWGFDFRPDYLRIGEVLPQQKRPPILALSATATESVLQDIQHYLQMQKPFHYMHSVNRESIYLVKKTFSMKEEKIDWIVDHVSKTAGPGIIYTQSRAKTEAISLLLLEKNIAAAAYHAGKDAQDRQFIQQQFLTDKLEWIVATNAFGMGVHKENVRQIIHETMPATLSNYMQEIGRAGRDGKDAVAFLLYADGDEQYAKFIATEDLPKDAHIDRFMQVVASGEQPNVLLTRGELSEVAFRVLNYWLQQESPELVKKRMQELQFKKFAEVKHVLKLIESTDCMREQVVQYFGQVLEEKQENCCTNCGIQEGAFLAERKTQEQTQMTTWQQRLQQILLRN from the coding sequence ATGAATGTAGAAGCCACACTAAGGCAACAATTTGGTTATGAAACATTTCGACCGGGACAGCGTGAAATCATTGAAGCACTAGTTGCTGGACAAGACGTTGTTGCGATTTTACCGACGGGTATGGGGAAATCGCTCTGTTATCAGCTACCAGGCTATATATTTACAAAGCCGGTACTCATCGTATCGCCACTATTATCTCTCATGCAAGACCAAGTCGACCAGCTAAAACAGCGCGGTGAAAAGCGTGTTGTCGCGCTCAATTCATTTTTAACCCCAGACCAGAAGCGGTATGCCCTGCACTTTTTGCATGAGTACCGGTTTATATTTGTGTCGCCTGAAATGCTGTTGCAGCCGCAAGTGAAAGCCCGGATTGAACAAATGGAGCTGTCACTCATTGTGGCAGACGAGGCACACTGTATTTCGCAGTGGGGCTTTGATTTTCGTCCGGATTATTTGCGCATTGGTGAAGTGTTGCCACAACAAAAGCGTCCACCAATTTTAGCGTTATCGGCAACAGCAACGGAATCGGTATTGCAGGACATTCAGCATTATCTACAGATGCAAAAGCCGTTTCATTATATGCATTCGGTCAACCGTGAATCTATTTATTTAGTGAAAAAGACATTTTCAATGAAAGAAGAGAAGATTGATTGGATTGTCGATCATGTTTCAAAAACTGCGGGACCGGGCATTATTTATACGCAATCGCGTGCGAAAACAGAAGCAATTAGCTTGCTACTATTAGAAAAAAATATTGCCGCCGCTGCCTACCATGCAGGGAAAGACGCGCAGGATCGGCAATTTATTCAGCAACAGTTTTTAACGGATAAGCTAGAATGGATAGTTGCGACAAATGCATTTGGAATGGGTGTACATAAAGAGAATGTTCGCCAAATTATTCATGAAACAATGCCGGCAACCTTATCGAATTACATGCAAGAAATTGGTCGTGCTGGACGTGACGGCAAAGACGCCGTTGCTTTCTTACTGTATGCAGATGGAGACGAGCAGTATGCGAAGTTTATTGCAACCGAGGACTTACCGAAGGATGCACATATTGACCGCTTCATGCAGGTAGTAGCAAGTGGCGAGCAGCCGAATGTGTTACTGACGCGCGGCGAACTGTCAGAAGTTGCATTTCGCGTATTAAATTACTGGCTTCAGCAAGAATCACCGGAACTTGTGAAAAAACGCATGCAAGAGTTACAGTTTAAGAAATTTGCAGAAGTGAAGCACGTATTAAAATTAATCGAAAGTACAGATTGTATGCGCGAGCAGGTGGTTCAATACTTTGGACAAGTACTTGAAGAAAAACAAGAGAACTGTTGCACCAATTGTGGGATTCAGGAGGGTGCGTTTTTAGCAGAGCGTAAGACGCAAGAGCAAACACAAATGACTACTTGGCAACAACGATTACAGCAAATATTGCTACGAAACTAG
- a CDS encoding LysM peptidoglycan-binding domain-containing protein: MTKEDYREKVEEHRQEIDLHNESGSKLSRASRHQKKGKKKQSNPVMKLLVFILIFIPLSILGYVWLFYEPSASEAGKVAVEDKKDDVVVEIVKQDSDSAKAAAEDNEDKDEKPDAEAVNKSEAEKQRLAAEEAKIAEQKLAKDKDVAEAKKAEEAQKVAAKKAKELEEKKKAEAAASAEQKTHTVQSTDNLYRIAIKYYGDGSPASIAKIKAANNLGSDSISTGQVLIITP; encoded by the coding sequence ATGACAAAAGAAGATTACCGTGAAAAGGTAGAAGAACATCGTCAAGAGATTGACTTACATAATGAGTCAGGTTCGAAATTGTCGCGTGCGAGCCGACATCAGAAAAAAGGTAAGAAAAAACAATCGAATCCAGTTATGAAGCTACTAGTCTTTATCTTAATTTTCATTCCATTAAGTATTTTAGGCTATGTGTGGCTCTTTTATGAACCAAGCGCATCAGAGGCTGGAAAAGTAGCTGTGGAAGATAAGAAAGATGATGTCGTTGTAGAAATTGTAAAGCAAGATTCGGATTCAGCAAAAGCTGCGGCTGAAGATAATGAAGATAAAGATGAAAAACCAGATGCAGAGGCTGTGAATAAATCCGAGGCAGAAAAGCAACGTTTAGCTGCTGAAGAAGCAAAGATTGCTGAACAAAAATTAGCAAAAGATAAAGATGTAGCAGAGGCCAAAAAAGCAGAAGAGGCTCAAAAAGTAGCCGCGAAAAAAGCAAAAGAGCTAGAAGAAAAGAAAAAAGCGGAAGCAGCGGCAAGTGCAGAGCAAAAAACACATACCGTACAATCGACGGATAATTTATACCGTATTGCCATAAAATATTATGGAGATGGTAGCCCTGCTAGTATCGCAAAAATTAAAGCGGCAAATAATCTAGGCTCAGATAGTATTTCCACTGGGCAAGTGTTAATTATTACGCCTTAA
- a CDS encoding metallophosphoesterase has translation MVVITLLALACLSVLLYMWKQACENNVRMHEVTATGHGEPVQLFFISDTHARKINKKMIESIPGKVDAVIIGGDFVDRRTSQQTLLENIRLLKTLGPVYFVWGNNDMEIDEQLLRKLFSQHNVTLLENEVVQIGKQQDFYLSAVTFSPDKENIKRALATCNLEKTAFIAHNPDLFKKVHSQFKPLVSIGGHLHGGQIRLGKWGIQPHGYFKKVGNRYELVSNGYGTTLLPLRLGAKPECHIIQINFE, from the coding sequence ATGGTTGTTATCACATTATTGGCGCTCGCTTGCCTAAGTGTTTTACTGTATATGTGGAAGCAGGCGTGTGAAAATAACGTTCGTATGCATGAAGTTACGGCAACTGGTCATGGTGAACCAGTGCAATTATTTTTTATTTCAGATACACATGCTCGAAAAATCAATAAAAAGATGATTGAATCCATACCAGGTAAGGTGGACGCAGTAATTATTGGCGGCGATTTTGTCGATCGTCGTACGTCGCAACAAACATTGCTTGAGAATATTCGACTGTTAAAAACGCTCGGTCCGGTTTATTTTGTGTGGGGCAACAATGACATGGAAATTGATGAACAACTCTTACGTAAATTATTTTCGCAGCATAACGTCACTTTGCTAGAAAATGAAGTGGTGCAAATAGGAAAGCAGCAAGATTTTTATTTAAGCGCGGTTACTTTTAGCCCAGACAAAGAAAATATTAAGCGTGCCCTAGCAACATGTAATTTAGAGAAAACGGCGTTTATCGCCCATAACCCAGATTTGTTTAAAAAAGTGCATAGTCAGTTCAAGCCGTTAGTAAGTATTGGTGGACATTTACACGGAGGACAAATTCGCCTCGGGAAATGGGGCATTCAACCCCATGGCTATTTTAAGAAGGTTGGCAATCGCTACGAGCTTGTCAGTAATGGCTACGGTACAACGTTGCTACCACTTCGACTAGGTGCAAAACCGGAATGCCATATCATTCAAATAAACTTTGAATAA
- a CDS encoding YpdA family putative bacillithiol disulfide reductase codes for MQKVEAIIVGGGPCGLSAAIELQNIGLTPIVIEKGNIVNAIYNYPTHQTFFSTSEKLAIGDVPFIIEERKPKRNQALVYYREVVKAKKIQVNRFEAVQRVEKHGDLFTVTTDKETYETPYVVIATGYYDNPNYLNLPGENLPKVHHYFKEAHEFFDLHVLVIGGKNSAIDAALELNKAGAHVTVVYRGEDYSPSIKPWVLPEFLGLVREGEIAMHFNTNVKEIREQEVVLDVDGIEQTIANDIVFAMTGYHPDHSFIRAMGVEMDEETGRPTFDAETMETNVDNLYIAGVLAAGNNANEIFIENGRFHGGMIANKIAQQMK; via the coding sequence ATGCAAAAAGTAGAAGCCATCATAGTTGGGGGAGGCCCCTGTGGTTTATCTGCTGCGATTGAGTTGCAAAATATCGGTTTAACACCGATTGTTATTGAAAAAGGGAATATCGTAAATGCAATCTATAATTACCCAACACATCAAACGTTTTTTAGTACGAGTGAAAAGCTAGCGATTGGCGATGTGCCGTTTATTATTGAAGAGCGTAAACCAAAACGTAACCAAGCCCTTGTTTACTATCGTGAAGTGGTAAAGGCGAAAAAGATTCAAGTTAATCGTTTTGAAGCCGTACAACGTGTTGAAAAACACGGGGACCTATTTACGGTTACAACGGATAAAGAAACGTATGAAACACCGTATGTTGTCATTGCAACAGGCTATTATGACAATCCGAACTATTTAAATCTTCCAGGCGAAAACTTACCTAAAGTACATCATTATTTCAAAGAAGCGCACGAATTTTTTGATTTACATGTTTTAGTGATTGGTGGAAAAAACTCTGCCATTGATGCTGCACTCGAATTAAATAAAGCAGGCGCACATGTAACGGTTGTCTACCGCGGTGAAGACTATTCACCAAGCATTAAGCCTTGGGTGTTACCAGAATTTTTAGGCTTAGTACGTGAAGGTGAAATCGCGATGCATTTTAATACAAATGTCAAAGAAATCCGCGAGCAGGAAGTTGTACTTGATGTCGATGGGATTGAACAAACTATAGCAAACGATATTGTCTTCGCGATGACGGGCTATCACCCAGATCATAGCTTTATTCGTGCAATGGGCGTAGAGATGGACGAGGAAACAGGTCGCCCAACATTTGATGCTGAAACAATGGAAACGAATGTCGACAATTTATACATTGCCGGAGTATTAGCGGCTGGTAATAATGCCAATGAGATTTTCATTGAAAATGGTCGCTTCCATGGGGGCATGATTGCCAATAAAATTGCACAGCAAATGAAATAA
- a CDS encoding asparaginase, whose translation MKKKVALITTGGTIASTRNEKNKLESGKLDGKAILAMCQLENEMDIELIDLYQVPSMHMTFDNLNQLNKTIQQVFQDESVSGIVVTHGTDSLEETAYFLELTIHDTRPVIVTGSQKSPGDIGTDVYSNLRNSLLVASSDEAKNIGTCVVFNEKIIHSKYVKKVHSSSINGFGAIGYGMLGFIDNDEVVIYQKPTHKEVYAIQESYPVVEIVLAYLGASSIMLDALVEAEVDGVILVGAGRGQVTPKMTSVIEKLCQKGAKVVLTTSTEEGRVFPTYDYYSSANNLKDSGVLMGGDFDPKKARLKLLLMLANGNTDFDTFMH comes from the coding sequence TTGAAAAAAAAAGTGGCGTTAATTACAACAGGTGGAACGATTGCCAGTACACGTAATGAGAAAAATAAATTAGAATCAGGCAAGCTTGATGGCAAGGCAATTTTAGCGATGTGTCAGCTTGAAAACGAGATGGATATTGAACTAATTGACTTATATCAAGTGCCATCGATGCATATGACCTTTGATAATTTAAATCAATTAAATAAAACGATCCAACAAGTATTTCAAGATGAATCGGTGAGTGGCATTGTTGTTACACATGGGACGGACAGCTTGGAAGAGACGGCGTACTTTTTAGAGTTAACGATACATGATACGCGTCCGGTTATTGTAACCGGTTCACAAAAATCACCGGGCGATATCGGCACAGATGTCTATTCGAATTTACGTAATTCTTTACTTGTTGCCTCAAGTGATGAAGCGAAAAATATCGGGACATGTGTTGTGTTTAATGAAAAAATTATTCACTCAAAATATGTGAAAAAGGTCCATTCTTCAAGCATTAACGGCTTTGGTGCAATTGGCTATGGCATGCTTGGTTTTATCGATAATGATGAGGTCGTTATCTATCAAAAGCCGACGCATAAAGAAGTTTATGCCATTCAAGAAAGTTATCCGGTAGTAGAGATTGTCTTAGCCTATTTAGGAGCAAGCTCGATCATGTTAGATGCTTTAGTTGAAGCGGAAGTAGATGGTGTGATTCTTGTTGGTGCAGGACGCGGACAAGTGACACCCAAGATGACAAGTGTGATTGAAAAGCTCTGTCAAAAGGGCGCAAAGGTCGTGCTAACTACGTCTACAGAAGAAGGACGCGTTTTCCCAACCTACGATTACTATAGCAGTGCCAATAATTTAAAAGATAGCGGTGTATTAATGGGTGGCGATTTTGACCCGAAAAAAGCACGTTTGAAACTCTTATTAATGCTGGCAAATGGAAATACAGACTTTGATACGTTTATGCATTAA
- the prsW gene encoding glutamic-type intramembrane protease PrsW, protein MFILVSAAIAPGLALLSYFYLRNQMDTEPRRALLHAFIYGAIITFPVMFIQFVLQEEQTFTDPFFINVIFTSTFEEVIKWLIIFAVILRHVEFDDPYDGILFGAAVSLGFATVENVIYLLSYGIDQAFMRALLPVSSHALFGVVMGYYYGKGKFSSDEIQKKYIFLALVAPMGLHIMYNSILMLEDNFIYVMLPFMLFLWWFALRKVKQAHEHLIEHLSKYHERF, encoded by the coding sequence ATGTTCATACTTGTATCTGCAGCAATTGCACCGGGTTTGGCCCTACTCAGTTATTTTTATTTACGCAATCAAATGGACACCGAGCCAAGACGTGCACTTTTACATGCTTTTATTTATGGGGCGATTATTACATTCCCAGTCATGTTCATTCAATTTGTGTTACAAGAAGAACAAACATTTACCGATCCATTTTTTATTAATGTCATATTTACGAGTACATTTGAAGAAGTGATAAAGTGGCTGATTATTTTTGCCGTGATTTTGCGTCATGTGGAATTTGATGACCCGTATGATGGCATATTATTTGGCGCTGCGGTATCACTCGGATTCGCAACGGTAGAAAATGTCATCTATTTATTGTCATACGGTATTGATCAGGCGTTTATGCGTGCGCTCTTACCGGTTTCAAGCCATGCGTTGTTTGGCGTTGTAATGGGCTATTATTACGGGAAAGGGAAGTTCTCGAGTGATGAAATTCAGAAGAAGTATATATTCTTGGCTTTAGTAGCGCCGATGGGATTACATATTATGTATAATTCGATTTTAATGCTTGAAGACAACTTTATTTATGTCATGCTGCCGTTTATGTTGTTTTTATGGTGGTTTGCCTTACGTAAAGTAAAGCAGGCGCATGAGCATTTAATTGAGCATTTATCAAAATATCATGAACGGTTCTGA